AACGCCCGTCCCTGGCGGCATAGGTCCCATGACCATAGCTATGTTGCTTTTAAATACGTTAAAGGCTGCCGAAGCCTGCGCCTCAGGTTCTATGCGTCGATAAAAAGAGACAAAGGCTCGAGGCTCAGGAAGCAGTGGCTAAATAAAAAAGGAGGGGTTATTGTGGCAAAGAAGAAGGGCAGGTTGGATTTTGTCCAGATGAAGCAGAAGGGCGAGAAGGTGGTGTGGGTTACCGCCTATGACTTTCCTATGGCCTCCTTCGCGGAGCAGGCCGGCATGGACATGATCTTGGTGGGCGACAGCTTGGGGATGGTGCTCTTGGGTTATCCCGGCACCGTGCCCGTGACGATGGAGGAGTGCCTCATCTGTTGCAAGGCCGTCCGCCGCGGCGCTCCTAACACCTTCTGCATCGGAGATATGCCGTTTTTGTCATATCAGACTACCGATGCCGATGCCGTCATGAACGCCGGGCGCTTCTTGAAGGAAGCTGACATGGACGCCGTAAAACTCGAAGGCGGCAGGAGGGTTCAGAGCAAGATAAAGGCCATAGCTGACGCTGGGATATTGGTCATGGGTCACATAGGCCTCACCCCTCAGAGCTCTGGAGCTCTGGGAGGTTTCAAAGCGCAGGGCAGAGACCCTGAAAGCGCACGGGAACTCATACTCGACGCCAGGGCAGTCGAAGAAGCTGGGGCCTTTGCCATACTGCTTGAGGCTGTGCCGCCGGAGCTCACGGCCTTCATAACGAAGGACCTCTCCATCCCCGTCTATGGCATAGGCGCAGGCGCCCCCTGCGATGGGCAGCTGTTGATCTGCGGCGACATGCTCGGCATGTTCCAGGCCTTCACTCCGAAGTTCGTCAAGAAATATGCCGCCGTGGCGGAGATCGAGACGAACGCCTTCAAGGAGTATATATCGGATGTGAAGAGCGGCAAATTCCCCGCCGATGAGCATTGCTATCATATCCTGCCGGAGAGGGCGCAGGAATACGAGCATATGCTCAAAGAATTAACGCGTAGGTGACATAGAGCACATGTGGCAAGGGTGGGGTATATGTCCTTAACCCCTGCCACTCTTGCTTCAGTAAAGTATGGAGTCTTTAGGTTGGGGGGTATTTGCTTTGATTTTGAGTAAGTTTAATCTCTCTGGTAAGGTAGCTATAGTTACAGGGGGAACAAGTGGCATAGGGAGAGCAATGGCTTTGGGATTAGCCGAAGCTGGCGCTAGTGTTATTGCCACCAGTCGGACAGAGCTAAAAGTAAAAGCAGTCTCTGAGGAAATAAGAAATATTGGAAGGGATACCATTGAGGTTGCCACTGATGTTACATCTCCGGAGGAAGTTGATAAACTAAAGGAAGCCGTTCTATCTAAATTTGGCCATATCGATATTTTGGTTAATAATGCTGGGACGACAATTAAAAAGAAGGCCGAGGAACTTTCTTTAGCAGATTGGAAAATGATTATTGATCTTAATCTCACTTCTGTCTTTATATGTAGCCAAATTATTGGGAAAGAAATGATAAATCAAAGGTCGGGCAAAATAATAAATGTTGCTTCTGTAGGTTCCAGGTTAGCCTTGAAAGGTTCGATAGCTTATTGTGCCTCTAAAGGTGGTGTTGTACAATTAACTAAAGTATTGGCAAGTGAGTGGGCTGATTATGGTATTGAAGTTAACGCTATAGCTCCGGCTTATTTTTTGACTCCTATGACTAAAAATCTATTAAGCTCGGAAGACTTCATGAGGCGCTTAAAAGAAAGAATTCCTATGAATCGTCTAGGCGACTTAGAAGAATTGAAAGGCTTGGTAGTTTTCCTTGCTTCGCCAGCGTCTAGCTATATAACGGGCGAGGTTATATTTGTTGATGGTGGCTGGACTAGTTATGGCATTTAGTTTGTTCATATAATAGCAAATTAAATAAGAAGGGAGCAGTTAAAACGATGGACAAGAAAGTGGTTATTACTAATTATGAGTTATTTGGCCAAGTGGAGAATGAGAAAGAGATTATGGGGAAATATAATATAAAAATAGAAGCTTATCAGTGTAAGAATGAAGAAGACATGATCAAAGTAGTTAAAGATGCTGATGGTGTCATAGTCCCCCAGTATCTACCCTTGCCTCGAAGAGTTATTGAAGCTATGAACAAATGTCAGGTTATCGTGACATATAGTATTGGAGTGGATCATATTGATATGAAAACCGCGACGGAGCAAGGAATTTGTGTAGCTAATGTTCCAGATTATTGTGTTGATGAAGTTTCTAATCATGCAATTGCGTTGATAATGGCGTTGCATCGGCGCCTGAAAACATTAGACCAAGGTATCAGAAAGATGAAATGGGGTTACAGTGAAATTAGGCCAATTAAACGACTTGCTATGAACAAACTAGGCATCGTAGCCTTAGGTAGGATTGGTCGAGAAATTGCACG
The DNA window shown above is from Acetomicrobium sp. S15 = DSM 107314 and carries:
- the panB gene encoding 3-methyl-2-oxobutanoate hydroxymethyltransferase is translated as MAKKKGRLDFVQMKQKGEKVVWVTAYDFPMASFAEQAGMDMILVGDSLGMVLLGYPGTVPVTMEECLICCKAVRRGAPNTFCIGDMPFLSYQTTDADAVMNAGRFLKEADMDAVKLEGGRRVQSKIKAIADAGILVMGHIGLTPQSSGALGGFKAQGRDPESARELILDARAVEEAGAFAILLEAVPPELTAFITKDLSIPVYGIGAGAPCDGQLLICGDMLGMFQAFTPKFVKKYAAVAEIETNAFKEYISDVKSGKFPADEHCYHILPERAQEYEHMLKELTRR
- a CDS encoding SDR family NAD(P)-dependent oxidoreductase, producing MILSKFNLSGKVAIVTGGTSGIGRAMALGLAEAGASVIATSRTELKVKAVSEEIRNIGRDTIEVATDVTSPEEVDKLKEAVLSKFGHIDILVNNAGTTIKKKAEELSLADWKMIIDLNLTSVFICSQIIGKEMINQRSGKIINVASVGSRLALKGSIAYCASKGGVVQLTKVLASEWADYGIEVNAIAPAYFLTPMTKNLLSSEDFMRRLKERIPMNRLGDLEELKGLVVFLASPASSYITGEVIFVDGGWTSYGI